TGCTGCCGCTGGCGTCGGTGCCGGTGTACTGGTCGAAGGACTGGACCATCTGCGCCTGGTCCATGCCCAACAGCTTGGCGTAGGCGCGTACGTAGCCGCGCGCGAAGGTGTGGCCGGGCAACTGATCGAAGGAACCCTGCTCCAGCTGGCGCAGCGAGTGCTCGGTCAGGTTCAGCTGGCCTGCGACCTGGGCGATGCTCCAGCCCTTGTTCTCACGGGCCTGACGCAGTGTTTCGCCAGGATTGGCTCGGGTCGTGCCGATGACATCGGACTGCGACGTGCTCATCATTTATCCGCCTGGTATGCCTGGTATTCAGGAGAAGCGGGATACAGGCGCTTGAGTTGCAGCCCGTAGCTGGCAGCGGTATCCCGGTCGTCGAAGATCTTTGCCAGTCGAATGCCCAGCAGCAGGCTGCGCGCGCTCTGCGGCCCCTGCCTGAGGTATTCCTGATAGTAGGCCCGCGCCGGAACGTACTGGCGATCCTGGTAGTTGAGCTCGGCCATCTCGATCAGTGCGCTGGGCTGATTGCGATTGAGGCGAATAGCCTTCTCGAAGTATTCCTTGGCCTGCTCCCGCTGCTTGAGCTGGAGGCTGACCAGCCCGAGGTTCTCGAAGATCCGCGAACGCTCGGGATACAAGCCATCCTCGGCGGCCTTGATGTAGGCGTCGTAGGCTTCCTTGTAGCGTTTTTGCTCGAACAGGAAGCCGCCGTAGTTGTTCAGGATGCGCGCATCGTCCGAACGGGAGGACAGTGCCTTGCGGTATTCGGTTTCGGCCAGTTGCGGTTCCATCTCGGTCTGATAGACCGCGGCCAGCGCGGTATGCGCGTCGGCACTGGACGGATCGAGCTCCAGCGCCTGGCGCAGCGGGACCTTGGCCTGTTCGGCATTGCCGGCCCGCAGGTAGCCGAGCCCCAACTGGATATAGGCGTCGCGCGCCTCATCCCGGCCCTTATCGGTTTTCAGAGGATCCTGTTTACCAGTCGACACGCAACCCGTCAGCACGGTTGCCAACAGCAAGAACAGCGCGGCGCGCAGGGTCATCGGATTCCTCCCCGGGTCAGTTTCGATTGGCGGCGTTCGACGCCTGCTCGTTTTCCGTCGCCAGTTGGCGTACGGCGATATAGCGCTCGCTGCGGCGGGTGCGGTCCATCACCTGGCCCACCAGTTGGCCACAGGCGGCGTCGATGTCCTCACCGCGGGTGGTGCGCACGGTCACGTTGAAACCGCCCTTGTGCAGCATGTCCTGGAAACGGCGGATGGCATTGTTGCTCGGCCGCTCGTAACCCGAATGCGGGAACGGATTAAACGGAATCAGGTTGATCTTGCAAGGGAAATCCTTGAGCAATGCGATCAGTTGCTCGGCATGCTCGGGCTGGTCGTTGACGTTGGCCAGCAGGGTGTACTCGACGGTCAGCACGCGCTCCTTGCCCAGGCGCGTGATGTAGCGGTAGCAGGCGTCGAGCAGCATCTCCAGCGGGTACTTCTTGTTGATCGGCACCAGCTGGTTGCGCAGTTCGTCGTTGGGGGCGTGCAGCGACAGGGCCAGGGACACGTCGGTGACCTCGGCGAGCTTGTCGATCATCGGCACCACGCCGGAGGTGGACAGGGTCACCTTGCGCTTGGAAATACCGTAGCCGAGGTCTTCCATCATGATGCTCATGGCGCTCACGACGTTGTCGAAGTTCAGCAGCGGCTCGCCCATGCCCATCATCACCACGTTGGTGATGGCACGGTCGATCTTGCCCGGGACGGTCCCGAACGATTGGTTGGCGATCCACACCTGGCCGATGATCTCGGCGGAGGTCAGGTCGCTGTTGAAACCTTGCTTGCCGGTGGAGCAGAAGCTGCAGTCCAGCGCGCAACCGGCCTGGGACGACACGCACAGGGTGCCGCGGCCGCCCTGCGGGATGTACACGGTCTCGACGCAACTGCCCGAGGCCACGCGCACCACCCACTTGCGGGTACCGTCAGAGGAAATGTCCTGGCTGACGATCTCCGGAGGACGAATTTCGGCAACGGCCTCGAGCTTTTCGCGCAAGGCCTTGCCGACGTTCGTCATGGCGCTGAACTCGAGAGCGCCAAAGTGGTGAATCCATTGCATCACCTGGCCGGCGCGGAAGCGCTTTTCACCGATGGACTCGAAGAATTCCTCGAGCTGGGGCTTGGTCATGCCCAGCAGGTTGGCCTTTACAGCGGTATCAGTCATGGATTCACCCTCGCTCATTCGCCTTTATCAGCGAATGCGCTCGCACACCTCGGTGCTGGAGAAGAAGTAAGCGATTTCGCGGGCAGCCGAAGCTTCCGAGTCGGAACCGTGTACGGCGTTCTCGTCGATGGAAACGGCGAAGTCGGCGCGGATGGTGCCGGCGTCGGCTTTCTTCGGATCGGTGGCGCCCATCAGTTCACGGTTGCGCAGGATGGCGTCTTCGCCTTCCAGAACCTGAACGACGACCGGGCCGGAGGTCATGAAGGCAACCAGGTCC
This Pseudomonas sp. ATCC 13867 DNA region includes the following protein-coding sequences:
- the ndk gene encoding nucleoside-diphosphate kinase encodes the protein MALQRTFSIIKPDAVAKNVIGEILTRFEKAGLRVVASKMVQLSEREAGGFYAEHKERPFFKDLVAFMTSGPVVVQVLEGEDAILRNRELMGATDPKKADAGTIRADFAVSIDENAVHGSDSEASAAREIAYFFSSTEVCERIR
- the rlmN gene encoding 23S rRNA (adenine(2503)-C(2))-methyltransferase RlmN; translation: MTDTAVKANLLGMTKPQLEEFFESIGEKRFRAGQVMQWIHHFGALEFSAMTNVGKALREKLEAVAEIRPPEIVSQDISSDGTRKWVVRVASGSCVETVYIPQGGRGTLCVSSQAGCALDCSFCSTGKQGFNSDLTSAEIIGQVWIANQSFGTVPGKIDRAITNVVMMGMGEPLLNFDNVVSAMSIMMEDLGYGISKRKVTLSTSGVVPMIDKLAEVTDVSLALSLHAPNDELRNQLVPINKKYPLEMLLDACYRYITRLGKERVLTVEYTLLANVNDQPEHAEQLIALLKDFPCKINLIPFNPFPHSGYERPSNNAIRRFQDMLHKGGFNVTVRTTRGEDIDAACGQLVGQVMDRTRRSERYIAVRQLATENEQASNAANRN
- the pilW gene encoding type IV pilus biogenesis/stability protein PilW, which translates into the protein MTLRAALFLLLATVLTGCVSTGKQDPLKTDKGRDEARDAYIQLGLGYLRAGNAEQAKVPLRQALELDPSSADAHTALAAVYQTEMEPQLAETEYRKALSSRSDDARILNNYGGFLFEQKRYKEAYDAYIKAAEDGLYPERSRIFENLGLVSLQLKQREQAKEYFEKAIRLNRNQPSALIEMAELNYQDRQYVPARAYYQEYLRQGPQSARSLLLGIRLAKIFDDRDTAASYGLQLKRLYPASPEYQAYQADK